A genomic window from Silene latifolia isolate original U9 population chromosome Y, ASM4854445v1, whole genome shotgun sequence includes:
- the LOC141634238 gene encoding uncharacterized protein LOC141634238: MKRQGREWMYERLDVNKRLRIEYANGVREFISHAKEQDSFQRNNGKMRCPCAMCNNTKFLNEAQVKSHLLKKGFCVNYYNWVCHGEDFPIDEPDIPTNPYQDMVNDALRDRVDTIREEALNAIEVDETPNPEVQAFFEMLKKAEERVCEGSDVSILQAASRLLSLKCEFNLPHKCVDGFISFVSDILPKNNAMATNFYETKKLLKALELPHEKIDVCSYGCMLFWEEDKHLVKCKKCGQDRYKPKTNSKGKQVANKVLTYFPITHRLQRIYATKHIAEEMRWHAENPRASGTLAHPSDAESWKHFDALHPDFASEPRNVRLGLCTDGFAPFGQFGKAYSCWPVMLTPYNLPPWLCMKKQFIFLSLIVPGPKNPKKNLDVFLQPLIRELKELWEVGVFTYDVSKKENFQLRASLMWTINDFPAYGMLSGWGTAGEKACPYCGNGNKSFWLKNGRKWCWFDCHRQFLSPDHSFRKDNKHFSKNTEIELDSPPRRLNGDEIWECVEHLPTIVNGTDSELKMLKSRRENLVEKKHIRELPYWKTLLIRHNLDVMHIEKNFFEQLIHTVMDNKTKTAYNESSKVDRKYIVKDEVSLSSFWTSQKGRFCPNGFLS; this comes from the coding sequence ATGAAGAGGCAAGGGCGAGAATGGATGTATGAGAGGCTCGATGTTAATAAAAGACTTAGAATTGAGTATGCTAATGGTGTTAGAGAATTTATTAGTCATGCTAAAGAACAAGATTCTTTTCAAAGGAATAACGGGAAAATGAGGTGTCCATGCGCCATGTGCAACAACACAAAGTTTTTAAATGAGGCTCAAGTTAAATCACACTTGCTTAAGAAAGGGTTCTGTGTTAACTATTATAATTGGGTGTGTCACGGGGAGGATTTTCCAATTGATGAACCCGATATACCTACGAACCCTTATCAAGATATGGTAAATGATGCATTACGTGATAGAGTGGACACTATAAGGGAGGAGGCCCTTAATGCTATAGAAGTAGACGAGACTCCAAATCCTGAAGTACAAgctttctttgaaatgttaaaGAAAGCAGAAGAGCGTGTGTGTGAGGGGAGCGATGTGTCTATATTACAAGCTGCTTCTAGATTGTTAAGTTTGAAATGTGAATTCAACTTGCCTCATAAATGTGTTGATGGTTTCATTAGTTTCGTCAGTGATATCCTTCCAAAGAATAATGCTATGGCCACAaacttctatgaaaccaaaaaGTTGCTAAAAGCCCTTGAGCTTCCCCATGAGAAAATTGATGTTTGTTCTTATGGGTGTATGCTTTTTTGGGAGGAAGACAAGCATCTTGTTAAATGTAAAAAATGTGGGCAAGATAGATACAAACCCAAGACAAATTCAAAGGGTAAACAAGTTGCTAATAAAGTTTTAACTTATTTCCCAATCACACATAGACTACAAAGGATTTATGCGACAAAGCATATAGCCGAGGAAATGAGATGGCACGCAGAGAATCCCCGTGCAAGCGGTACACTGGCTCACCCCAGTGACGCCGAGTCTTGGAAGCATTTTGATGCACTACACCCGGATTTTGCAAGCGAACCTAGAAATGTACGATTAGGGCTATGCACAGATGGATTTGCACCCTTTGGCCAATTTGGCAAGGCGTACTCTTGTTGGCCAGTCATGCTTACCCCATATAACCTACCCCCTTGGTTGTGTATGAAAAAACAGTTTATATTTCTGTCTTTGATTGTTCCTGGACCAAAAAATCCTAAGAAAAATTTAGATGTATTTTTGCAACCACTCATTCGTGAGTTGAAAGAATTATGGGAAGTAGGAGTATTCACTTATGATGTATCTAAGAAAGAGAACTTTCAACTCAGAGCTTCACTTATGTGGACGATTAATGACTTTCCAGCCTACGGCATGTTATCCGGATGGGGAACAGCGGGTGAAAAAGCATGTCCTTATTGTGGGAATGGAAATAAGTCTTTCTGGCTTAAGAATGGAAGAAAGTGGTGTTGGTTTGATTGCCATCGTCAGTTCTTGTCACCTGACCACTCGTTTAGGAAGGACAACAAACATTTTTCAAAGAATACAGAAATTGAACTTGACAGCCCACCACGTAGGTTAAATGGTGATGAGATATGGGAGTGTGTAGAACATTTACCTACAATAGTTAATGGGACGGATTCTGAGTTGAAAATGTTGAAGAGTAGAAGGGAAAATTTGGTGGAAAAGAAGCATATTCGGGAGCTTCCATATTGGAAAACTTTACTAATTCGACATaacttggatgtaatgcacattgAGAAGAATTTTTTTGAGCAATTGATTCACACAGTGATGGATAACAAAACCAAAACGGCTTATAATGAATCATCAAAAGTCGACCGAAAATATATTGTAAAAGACGAAGTGAGCCTAAGTTCATTCTGGACAAGCCAAAAAGGAAGGTTTTGTCCGAATGGATTTCTAAGTTGA
- the LOC141628501 gene encoding uncharacterized protein LOC141628501, producing the protein MDGENLYEYRERFKELIASCPYHGYTDQDLLLNFCGGLLEDDARMIKAATRGGIEYMSVQEANDLIERLVGSSRNFGRRVKRASVASSSKQHSNHMEDKVDFLTNLIKELSKGNGSTSHMKFCGLCNDPTHRTDECSSLQTEEASEAVKALGFRKFDPYFNTYNEGWKAHPNFGWGGESLRSHTIPPPTKEQAQAVSLRNGRELVEAPKAPKKSRPLPIVHEVEDVVEDEIEVVVEHGKVATPEQERINEPLPEYEPQAPFPSALNDTKIIDKKTSSLYDIFRKVEVNIPLLDLLSSVPKHAKFLKELCTTKRANKAKSMKKVRASEHVSAMFQKRLPQKCGDPGMFNIPCKIGDLDCQRAMLDLGASINVLPH; encoded by the exons ATGGATGGAGAGAACTTGTATGAGTATCGAGAGAGGTTCAAGGAACTTATTGCTAGTTGTCCATACCATGGGTATACCGATCAGGACCTACTCTTGAACTTTTGTGGTGGTCTCCTTGAGGATGATGCTAGGATGATTAAAGCCGCTACCCGAGGAGGAATTGAGTACATGTCAGTCCAAGAAGCAAATGATTTGATTGAAAGATTAGTGGGAAGTTCTAGGAATTTCGGAAGGAGAGTAAAAAGGGCAAGTGTGGCATCTTCTTCAAAGCAACACTCCAACCATATGGAAGACAAAGTTGATTTTCTTACCAACTTGATTAAGGAACTTTCAAAAGGAAATGGGAGTACATCCCATATGAAATTTTGTGGTCTTTGTAATGATCCAACCCATCGCACCGATGAGTGTTCATCTTTGCAAACAGAGGAAGCAAGTGAAGCGGTGAAGGCTCTCGGGTTTAGGAAATTTGACCCCTATTTCAATACTTACAATGAGGGGTGGAAAGCTCACCCAAATTTTGGGTGGGGTG GAGAGAGTCTCCGTTCTCACACAATTCCTCCACCCACCAAGGAACAAGCACAAGCGGTTTCTTTGAGGAATGGTAGGGAGTTGGTAGAGGCACCCAAGGCTCCTAAGAAATCAAGGCCACTTCCGATTGTTCATGAAGTGGAGGATGTagttgaagatgaaattgaagtAGTGGTGGAACATGGGAAAGTAGCTACACCCGAGCAAGAGAGGATTAATGAACCACTACCGGAATACGAgccacaagctccatttccaagtgcttTAAATGACACAAAGATAATTGACAAGAAGACTTCAAGCCTTTACGATATCTTtcgtaaagtggaggtaaacatCCCACTTCTTGACCTTCTTAGTAGTGTGCCAAAACATGCAAAATTTTTGAAAGAgttgtgcactactaagaggGCCAACAAGGCAAAGAGTATGAAGAAAGTGagggctagtgaacatgtgtcgGCAATGTTTCAAAAACGTTTGCCACAAAAATGCGGAGATCCAGGCATGTTCAATATTCCTTGTAAGATTGGTGACTTGGATTGTCAAAGAGCTATGCTTGATTTGGGTGCTTCTATCAATGTTTTGCCTCATTAA
- the LOC141626757 gene encoding uncharacterized protein LOC141626757: MGRLNSIQYMDKLCNEKGGLSLPRPEELMKKSKTKRAGGYVCDEVSELLDTIKKKKDALLETCTEEEIDDDEIYIESAKGFNKKGQVWGMGKATSCYYDKPLPSSARKKSRGSSTSYTPGFVSKLSAQHQALTNELNSMKQWKLQLEQTLASQGIHITTESCNPNSEPHSGRRDDDNEGNGGNRGDFATQILGC, from the exons ATGGGAAGGTTAAACTCTATCCAGTATATGGACAAACTG TGTAATGAAAAGGGAGGCCTTTCACTACCACGTCCTGAAGAGCTTATGAAGAAGTCTAAAACAAAAAGAGCAGGGGGTTACGTGTGTGACGAAGTATCCGAACTCCTT GacacaatcaagaaaaaaaaggATGCCTTGCTAGAGACTTGTACCGAggaagaaattgatgatgatgaaATATATATTGAGTCGGCAAAAGGCTTTAACAAAAAGGGACAAGTTTGGGGCATGGGGAAGGCGACGAGCTGCTACTATGACAAGCCCCTACCTTCATCAGCTCGTAAAAAATCTCGTGGATCATCAACTTCCTACACTCCAGGATTCGTAAGTAAGCTTTCTGCTCAACATCAAGCTCTAACAAATGAGTTGAATAGCATGAAACAATGGAAGTTGCAATTGGAGCAAACTCTAGCTTCGCAAGGTATTCACATAACAACTGAATCATGTAATCCCAACTCCGAACCTCACTCTGGTAGGcgtgatgatgataatgagggtAATGGAGGAAATAGGGGTGACTTTGCAACACAAATATTGGGTTGTTAG